In candidate division TA06 bacterium, the DNA window GGCAATGGCCTCCACCCCTCCGGCCGCGCCCAACAAATGGCCGGTCATGGATTTGGTGGACGAAACGGCCAGTTTTTTGGCATGCTCCCCAAAAATCGTTTTGATGGCTGCGGTTTCATATTTATCATTCAGGTCGGTGGAAGTGCCGTGGGCGTTGATGTAATCCACCTCCTCCGGCTTCAGGTCGCCTGTCCGGAGGGCCATCTTTATGGCCCGGGCCGCTCCCTCGCCGCCCGGAGCCGGAGCCGTGATGTGGTGGGCGTCGGCCGTGGCGCCGTAGCCGCAAAGCTCGGCATAGATCTTGGCTCCCCGGGACCTGGCATGCTCCAGTTCTTCCAATATCAATATCCCGGCGCCCTCGCCCATCACAAAACCGTCGCGGTCCTTGTCAAAGGGCCTTGAGGCATGTTCCGGGTCGTCGTTGCGGAGGGAAAGGGCCCTCATGGCGCAGAAGCCTGCCAGGGCCAGTGGGGTTATCGGGGCTTCGGTTCCGCCGCAGATCATAGCCTCGCTGTCGCCGGACTGGATGTTGCAGAAGGCTTCGCCGATGGCATGGGATCCGGAAGCGCAGGCCGAGACGGTGGCAAAGTTCGGGCCCTTGGCCCCGAAGGCTATGGAAACGTACCCGGCCGCAATGTCGATGATCATCATGGGCACGAAGAACGGCGAGACCTTGTCCGGCCCGGCTTCCAGCAGTTTCTGGTGCTGGGCCTCCCATGTCTCGGTGCCCCCGATGCCGGAGGCGATGATCACTCCGGTCCGTTCGGCCAGCTCGCCTTCGATCTTAAGCCCGGAATCCTCGATAGCCATCTTGGCGGCCGCCATGGCGTAATGGGTATAGCGGTCCATCCGGCGCAGTTCCTTGCGGTCGATGAACTGGACCGGGTCAAAATTCTTGACCTCGCCGGCGATCCGGGCGCTATATTTGGAAACGTCGAACCGGGTGATGGTGCCTATCCCTCCCCGGCCCTCGGTCAGGCTTTTCCAAAATTCGTCCTGGTTATTTCCTACGGGGGAAATGACCCCCAATCCCGTGATGACCACCCTTCGCTTCATAATCTTTTTTACCTGCTATTATTTTTGTATGGAGAGGCGCCTGGTTCAAAAAGCGCCTCCCCGGTTTATGCTTTGGATATAGGTGATTTATTTGCCGGCCTTTTCCGCCAGCTTCTTTTCGATATATTCCACCGCCACGCCCACCTTGGTAAGCTTTTCGGCTTCGTCGTCCGGGATCTCCATCCCAAATTTTTCCTCCAGGGCCATCACCAGTTCCACGGTGTCCAATGAATCGGCGCCCAGATCCTCGATAAACGAGGCCTCCATGGTAACCTGCGAAGCGTCCACGCCCAACCGGTCAATGACGATCTTCTTGACATCATCTATTACTGCCATTTAATTCACCTCCTTTTCAAGTAGTTTGTTATATGTTGGTTGTATTTGATTTACTTAATTTCTTATCCTGCTGTCATAGTTGTCAGACTGAGTGTGGCATCCCGCCGCACAAGTTGAAGTATGCAGCGTACCACATTCTTCGGCTTGCCAAATTATATGTTTTTCTCAGAATGACAACTTTACCTGTCACCCTGAGACATGCACCGGGCCTTACAAATCAAAGGGTAAACATGCCATCTCTCAAACAGTCTGGCAAGAAAGAAATCTCGGGATGACATTTTTTAAGTCAGTTCGTGCCTTTTCGTGGGGAATCGAGTGGTCACATCACCAGCCCGCCGTCCACGTGTAGCACCTGGCCGGTGATATAGGTTGACTGTTCGGAAACTAAGAACAGCACCGCGTTGGCCACGTCGTCCACGCTGCCCATCCGGCCCAGCGGGATACCCTTCTTGTAGTTCTCCTTGACCTCGTCTGAAAGCTTGGCGGTCATGGCGGTTTCGATGAAGCCCGGGGCGATGGCGTTGCAGGTGATGTTGCGCGAGGCGAATTCCTTGGCGGTGGACTTGGTGAAGGCGATCAGCCCGCCCTTGCTGGCCGCGTAGTTGGACTGCCCGGCGTTGCCCATCACGCCGATGACCGAGGACATGTTGACGATCCGTCCGCAGCGCTGTTTCATCATTATCCGGGTAACGGCCTTGGTTAAAAGAAATGCCCCTTTAAGGTTGATGTCCAGCACCAGGTCCCAGTCCTTCTCGTCCATCCGCATCATCAGGTTGTCGCGGGTGACGCCGGCATTGTTCACTAAAATGTCCAATGTCGAAAATGTCTCTTGCGACTTTTTGACTAGTTCTGTTACCTCAGCAGCATCGGCCACGTTGCACTTAAGCGCTATGGCTTTCCGGCCCAGGGCCTCGATCTCCTTGGCGGTCTTCTCGGCCTCCTCCAGGTTGACGTCGCTGACCACGATGTTGGCCCCGGCCTGGGCCAGGGCCAAAGCTATTGCTTTTCCTATGCCCTGGGCCGAACCGGTAACGATGGCGGTTTTATCTGATAGTTGCATGATTGTTCAGATCTTCGTTTTATTGATTAGACAAGTAAGGGCACCTAATCTTTGCCGCGTTTTTTTAAAGTGCAGTCGGCCTCTATGACGGTTGTTGCGATTTGTCTCGCAAAAGGGGTTCAATCTGGGCCAACAAAGCGACCACATCGCTGGTTGCCGTCTTCCATACTTCATCCCAGTCCACCAAGTCGTAACCATGAATGAGATTATCACGCATCCCGGCAA includes these proteins:
- the fabF gene encoding beta-ketoacyl-ACP synthase II, producing the protein MKRRVVITGLGVISPVGNNQDEFWKSLTEGRGGIGTITRFDVSKYSARIAGEVKNFDPVQFIDRKELRRMDRYTHYAMAAAKMAIEDSGLKIEGELAERTGVIIASGIGGTETWEAQHQKLLEAGPDKVSPFFVPMMIIDIAAGYVSIAFGAKGPNFATVSACASGSHAIGEAFCNIQSGDSEAMICGGTEAPITPLALAGFCAMRALSLRNDDPEHASRPFDKDRDGFVMGEGAGILILEELEHARSRGAKIYAELCGYGATADAHHITAPAPGGEGAARAIKMALRTGDLKPEEVDYINAHGTSTDLNDKYETAAIKTIFGEHAKKLAVSSTKSMTGHLLGAAGGVEAIATVLTIKNGVIHPTINYTTPDPECDLDYVPNKARRSKVRAAISNSFGFGGHNVSLAFKQYIS
- a CDS encoding acyl carrier protein, with the protein product MAVIDDVKKIVIDRLGVDASQVTMEASFIEDLGADSLDTVELVMALEEKFGMEIPDDEAEKLTKVGVAVEYIEKKLAEKAGK
- the fabG gene encoding 3-oxoacyl-[acyl-carrier-protein] reductase; protein product: MQLSDKTAIVTGSAQGIGKAIALALAQAGANIVVSDVNLEEAEKTAKEIEALGRKAIALKCNVADAAEVTELVKKSQETFSTLDILVNNAGVTRDNLMMRMDEKDWDLVLDINLKGAFLLTKAVTRIMMKQRCGRIVNMSSVIGVMGNAGQSNYAASKGGLIAFTKSTAKEFASRNITCNAIAPGFIETAMTAKLSDEVKENYKKGIPLGRMGSVDDVANAVLFLVSEQSTYITGQVLHVDGGLVM